From a single Apium graveolens cultivar Ventura chromosome 2, ASM990537v1, whole genome shotgun sequence genomic region:
- the LOC141692301 gene encoding uncharacterized protein LOC141692301 gives MDTPEINGERVENMEKEGENKRRCTYKAFKDADPPIFKGELDPHVANVWIKEMEKVIEISECSEEQKVKFVTHSLRGEAVFWWDTVKQAEDCSKMAWTRFKELFFDKYFHTCMKNEMEMKFLGLKQEGMSVLEYLSRFLELSRFAPHQVDTEARKCQRFQEGLKPQIREVSLLEL, from the coding sequence ATGGATACTCCCGAAATAAATGGGGAACGTGTTGAAAATATGGAAAAAGAAGGCGAGAATAAGCGAAGGTGTACATACAAGGCTTTTAAGGATGCAGATCCCCCAATTTTTAAAGGAGAATTGGATCCACATGTTGCGAATGTATGGattaaagaaatggagaaagttATAGAGATATCGGAATGTTCAGAGGAGCAAAAGGTAAAATTTGTAACACACTCATTAAGGGGGGAAGCTGTATTTTGGTGGGATACGGTTAAACAGGCTGAGGATTGTTCTAAAATGGCTTGGacaaggtttaaggaattgttctTTGATAAATATTTTCATACCTGTATGAAGAATGAGATGGAGATGAAGTTTCTAGGACTAAAGCAAGAAGGAATGTCCGTGTTGGAGTATCTCTCAAGATTCTTGGAACTTTCCAGGTTTGCTCCTCATCAGGTTGATACTGAAGCCAGAAAATGTCAGAGATTTCAAGAAGGGCTGAAACCCCAAATTAGAGAGGTGTCCTTGTTGGAGTTGTAA